CGTTCTAGCCGCTGCACCAACGGGCTCATTACTCCAAGCACCTGATATGTACATGGAAAAACTCGTTGTTGGGGCAGAAGCAAAAGGTGCCGTTCATTTAAGTCACCCCCTTGAAAAGAATCTTGAGCTTCTTTCATCTGCATTAAATAAACCGATTTCACACCTTTCTATCGCCGTTTTAGACAAACCGCGTCATGAACACATCATTAAAACCATCCGTAATTTTGGTGCAAATGTGATTACTATTCCTGATGGTGATGTATTGGCATCATTATTAACAATACTGCCAGAGCACCCGATTGATATGATGTACGGCACTGGTGGTGCACCAGAAGGTATCATTAGCGCTGCTATTGCCCGTGCATTAGGTGGCGATATGCAAGCGCGATTAATCCCTCGCGATAAAGCAAAAGGTGATAGCGAAGAAAATAAGCAACTCGCTGCACAAGAAGCAATACGCTGCCAACAAATGGGCATCGAAATTGGTGAGGTTTTATCGTTAGAGCAAATGGTGAATACAGACGATGTCATTTTTGCTGCAACAGCAATTACACCAACCGTTTTAATGGGTGGAATTTCAAAGGATGCTTATAGCCGCATTTCCAATACACTACTGGTTAATGGACGTGATCGCTCATTAAAAATCATTAATAACCGATCATTTAACTAGCTTTTCAAGGGTATTAAAAAAGGGCCTAAAGGCCCTTTTTAATTGATTACTCAGCGCGGTCTAACGTCATACGATTTAACATTGGTGCGGTTAACACCATAATAATCGCAATCGCACCAGTCACTAAGCCTATCTTCAAGAATACATCGCTGTACACTGCTAATGACTCGACTTTACTGGTCAGTTCACCTTCTGGCGCTGCGGCCATCGAGGCAACATACCCTGCAATAAAGGCAGCCGCAGAGTTGGTTAAGAACCAAGCACCCATGATAAAGCCCATTAAACGCTGTGGTACTAGTTGCGCGACCATCGCCAAGCCAAGGCCAGAAATCATCAGCTCACCAATGCTTTGGAAGCCGTAACAAATTACCAGCCATTCAACAGACACAATACCCGCTTCGTTAGCAAATTTTGCACCTAGTGGCAGCACTAAGAATGCCGCAGAACACAGGATCATCCCAATCGCAAATTTATGCGGCATCGGTAAGTTGTCACCCATTTTGTTGTACAGAGCCGCTAAAATTGGGCTACCAATCATGATCCACAATGGGTTTAATGCTTGGTACTGTGCAGGTTCGATAGCAAAGCCGAGGACTTCATGCTCAACGTTGTGTAATGCAAAGAAGTTTAATGAGGTTGGCATCTGGCTGTATAAAACGAAGAAAACAATCGCTTCTAACATCAGAATTAATGCAACAAACATACGGCGACGTGCTGTGCCTTTTAATGCAAGCGTTTCTTTAATAAAGATAACTAAAATACCTAAAGAAATAATTGCTAAAGCCGTACGTGCAACGCCCAAGTTATGCAATAACCAGGTTGAAATGGCGATTAATGCCACAACACCGATCACTGTTGCCACTAAACGGGATATCACCACAGGGGCAAAGTCAGGTTTCGAACCATGTTGGGAAACCCATTTTTTACACATATAGAAGTTAATCAGTGTAATCACAAGGCCAACAACACTCAGTGAGAATGCAACATCCCAGCCATAGTGCTTCGCCAACCATGGGGTGGCTATCATAGAGAAGAAAGAACCAATGTTGACGGACATATAGTACATCGTAAATGCACCGTCCAAACGTGGATCATCTTTTTCATAACAGGTTGATAGTAAAGAGGATGGATTCGCTTTAAATAAACCGTTACCCACTGCAATCGTCGCTAAACCAACATAGACCATTGACACATCATGCCCAGAGAAAGCGACAAATGCATAACCTGCAATTAAGGTCAGTGTTCCTAAAACGATAACGCGTTTTGTACCTAAGATTTTATCCCCTAACCAACCACCTACTGCAACAAAACCATAAACTAATGCCGCAAATGCAGAGAATAAGGTGATGGATTCGGTTTCTGACATGCCGAGAACTTGGCTAAGGTATATCGGGAGAATACCTTGTAAACCGTAGTAACCAAAACGTTCCCAGAGTTCGATAGAAAAGATGAGATAGAACGAGCGAGGTTGCTTAAACGCGTTAAGACTGACTTCCTCTTTATTATTTGTTGTGGACACAAGTTACCTCTAGTACAACCTGTCGATATGCAAAAAAAACCACGGAGCGCTCTTTGCACTCTCGCATTGTTATGACCTCAAGAATTTATAGTTGGAAAGTTCCACAACTGAAGGGGGAGTATCATTCCATGACCTCAAAACAAATAAAAAGCGTGTGTAAAATTGTTTATAGATCGAAATATAAAATTCAATGAGTTAAAGCATATTTGATTATTTATTCAACACCAACTAGCAGATATCTCGCTAAGAACCCAATAATCAACTAAGCCATATATGTTATTTATGCACCAAAATTATAGAATTAGCTAGTATTAATTACCATGTGAATCAGATTTTATCGTGATTTACTTCAATTTTTTACAAAATCCCAATATTATTATCGACCACTAATTAATCAATTGTTTCTCTATTGTTAAGGATATTATTCTATATTTAAATTATATCCATGGGATATACCACACCATGTTAACCCTGTATCCTCACGTTAACTTGAACACAGTCTCAGTGGGAAAAAGGCATTTTATGAATGGGAAAAACCGCTATATCGATGTGAAAGGATGTCGCTCAGGAATTTTAGGCAAAAAAAAGCCCAGTGAATAAACTGGGCATAATGCATTCTACTCAAGGATCTTTTTACTAAATTCAAACTATCACTACATAGATGCATTATTACATTACTTCGTGTAAAGAAATGAATGATGAGGGTAAATATATGAATGTTTACGCAAGTAAACAGTAATATAGATACTACTAAGACCTATGTACTTCAAAAAAAGTTCATCTTTTTTTATTTTTTCTACCTTTTTTTTTAATCTATTTTTGATAGCAATAATTAACCGTTTGATTTATTGATAATAATGTACAATCAACCGAATGATTGCACTAAACTCAGCAACACGATAATTTACCTTAAATGATTTTTAAGAAATATGGCGCGAAGGAAATCCCTGTGAGAAAAAATTTTTTACCCTTATTTTTGATAAGCTGTTTACTCATTCCTTCCGCTTTCGCAGAAAAAGCTAGTGCACCACTGGACGAAAAATCACTGATTGAACTCGCCGCTCAAGGGCAAGCGGAAGCGCAATTCAATTTAGCCATGTTTTACCAATCACACAGGCAACTCGACAATGCCTTAAACTGGTACCTTCTCTCTGCTAATCAAGGATTTAGTAAAGCTCAAATTAACCTAGCACTAATATACCAAGAGGGTTCAGGTGTCCCTAAAGATGAAAAATTAATGTTGCATTGGATGCAATTGGCTGCTGAAAATGGTGACCCTATAGGCCAAATGAATATGGCTGAGTATACACTACATGGCATTGATAACATTTTAGAGAAAGATCCACAAGCGGCTGAAAACTGGCTAAAAAAAGCCGCTGAGCAGCGTTTTCCTGCCGCCATGTTAACCCTTGCTTACTGGTATGAAGAAGGCAAAGCGGTAACTAAAGACCCTAAAAAAGCACAGGCTATTTACCAAACTCTCGCCAAAGAAAACCACCCTCAAGCACTCTATTTATTAGGCTATCAAGCCGCAACGGGTATGTATGATAAAGTCGATTACCCACTTGCATTTGAGTATTTCACCCGCGCCGCGGATCTTAACTTTTCTCCCGCACAAAATAGCCTCGGTATGTTATATCTGACAGGTCAAGGAACGAAAAAGAATACCCAATTGGCTATCAAATGGTTAACTCTCGCCGCCAAACAAGGGGAAGTCTCTGCACAGTTTAATTTAGCGCTAATTTATGCACGCGGCGATGGCACTAAAGCTGACCAAGAAAAAGCTTGCCATTGGTTTATTAAAGCCGCTCAACAAAACAGTGCTGATGCTCAATATGCGAGTGGTGCCTGTTACCAATATGGAATGGGTGTTGAGCAAGACGAGATGAAGGCTCTGCGCTGGTATAAACTTGCCGCAGCAAAAGGCAATGAGCGCGCCGAGAAAAAAGTACTTATTTTGGAAAACAATCTAAAGAATAAAAAGTAATGTCATTAATTAAATTTAGACTGATATTCCTTTCTAACAATCGAAATAAAGGTATTTTCTAAGTAATTCAAGTTGTCAGGGGAGCTCGGGAAACACTCACAAGCATGTAACCCGAGTCGCAGAATGCAGCTAACCCCGATAACTTGAAATATGAACGAGGATTATGGGCGGCCACGATAAATGC
The window above is part of the Providencia sp. R33 genome. Proteins encoded here:
- the dtpA gene encoding dipeptide/tripeptide permease DtpA gives rise to the protein MSTTNNKEEVSLNAFKQPRSFYLIFSIELWERFGYYGLQGILPIYLSQVLGMSETESITLFSAFAALVYGFVAVGGWLGDKILGTKRVIVLGTLTLIAGYAFVAFSGHDVSMVYVGLATIAVGNGLFKANPSSLLSTCYEKDDPRLDGAFTMYYMSVNIGSFFSMIATPWLAKHYGWDVAFSLSVVGLVITLINFYMCKKWVSQHGSKPDFAPVVISRLVATVIGVVALIAISTWLLHNLGVARTALAIISLGILVIFIKETLALKGTARRRMFVALILMLEAIVFFVLYSQMPTSLNFFALHNVEHEVLGFAIEPAQYQALNPLWIMIGSPILAALYNKMGDNLPMPHKFAIGMILCSAAFLVLPLGAKFANEAGIVSVEWLVICYGFQSIGELMISGLGLAMVAQLVPQRLMGFIMGAWFLTNSAAAFIAGYVASMAAAPEGELTSKVESLAVYSDVFLKIGLVTGAIAIIMVLTAPMLNRMTLDRAE
- a CDS encoding SEL1-like repeat protein, translating into MRKNFLPLFLISCLLIPSAFAEKASAPLDEKSLIELAAQGQAEAQFNLAMFYQSHRQLDNALNWYLLSANQGFSKAQINLALIYQEGSGVPKDEKLMLHWMQLAAENGDPIGQMNMAEYTLHGIDNILEKDPQAAENWLKKAAEQRFPAAMLTLAYWYEEGKAVTKDPKKAQAIYQTLAKENHPQALYLLGYQAATGMYDKVDYPLAFEYFTRAADLNFSPAQNSLGMLYLTGQGTKKNTQLAIKWLTLAAKQGEVSAQFNLALIYARGDGTKADQEKACHWFIKAAQQNSADAQYASGACYQYGMGVEQDEMKALRWYKLAAAKGNERAEKKVLILENNLKNKK
- the glpX gene encoding class II fructose-bisphosphatase, with the translated sequence MSDELASAIASVTEVAAIAAFDWVGKQDKNAADKAAVEAMRNRLNEIDFYGKIVIGEGEIDEAPMLYIGEQVGKKSGVEGLDIAVDPIDGTRMVACNEQNAIAVLAAAPTGSLLQAPDMYMEKLVVGAEAKGAVHLSHPLEKNLELLSSALNKPISHLSIAVLDKPRHEHIIKTIRNFGANVITIPDGDVLASLLTILPEHPIDMMYGTGGAPEGIISAAIARALGGDMQARLIPRDKAKGDSEENKQLAAQEAIRCQQMGIEIGEVLSLEQMVNTDDVIFAATAITPTVLMGGISKDAYSRISNTLLVNGRDRSLKIINNRSFN